GACTGGGCCGGCTCTCtctaatctctctctgtctctttctctctccataagGACGGAACTTCCGGGCCTGGGCAGTCTGAGGAGGTGAGGTGTGTGGCTCTCCCCACCGAAAGGCAGGGCTCCCTACTGTCTCATTTCCCATGGGGGAGGAGCTTCTCTGGAGTGGGCGGTGCCAGAGGCAGGGCTTCCCCAGTTAGTGGGCGGGGCCTCTCCGCTTTAGTCCCTTTCCCGGAGGGCGGGGCTTCTCGGGCTCCCTGCAATGGGGGGCCGCGCCGGGCGGGCGGGGCCTCTCCGGCTCTGCCACTTCCGGCTTTACGGCTCCCGGAGAGGGAGCTGAAGAGGAGGAGGCGGATCTGGTTCGAGATCGCGGCGGGATCCTCACCCGGCTCTCTCATACCGCCATGGCCGCTGAGGAGAAGGACCCACTGGGCTACTTTGCTGCCTATGGCGGCAGTAGCAACTCCGGGTCGTCGTCGTCCTCGTCTTCGGAGGACAGCGACCCGGAGGAGACGGGCCGAGTGACCAGGGAGCCTGCCAAGCCGGCCACGGGGGGCGGCGCGGCCGGGGGGATGCGGCTGCCCAAGCCGGACGAGCTGTTCCGGAGTGTGTCCCGGCCGGCTTTCCTCTACAACCCGCTCAACAAGCAGATTGACTGGGAGCGGCACGTCCGCAAGGCGCCCGAAGAGGTGAGAAGCCCAGGTTGGCACACGGAGCGCCCCGAACACGGAACCCATTCTGCGGAGGGTAAAACCGAGGCTAACCCCAGACCTCCCCTAGCAgcagggaggaaactgaggccggggTCCCCGGGGAGTGAGGGGCAGAGCTAGGCTGCAAACCCAGCTCTCTTCCCCAAGACCCCCTCCCCGGGGTCTCTGGCTTGGCTCTATGCCCTTTCCTCAGAGCCATCTTGCGAGTTGGGGTCCCCTGATGGGGGAGGTGCTTGACGTTGCCCATGTCCTCTAACTCGAAAACTCAGGGCTTTTTGGACCCCGAAGTCTCCGGGAGGGTTAGCCGCGGCGCGTGGGTATCCCTGAAGCGGGATTCCCGGGGAGTCTCCCGCGCCATTCAGGGACTCCGGGGGAcactggggtgggggagggtatCCCGAGAGCCGCTCTCACCCGGGTGCCCTTGCTCCACAGCCCCCCAAGGAGTTCCGAGCCTGGAGGAAC
The Sminthopsis crassicaudata isolate SCR6 chromosome 4, ASM4859323v1, whole genome shotgun sequence genome window above contains:
- the C4H1orf52 gene encoding UPF0690 protein C1orf52 homolog is translated as MAAEEKDPLGYFAAYGGSSNSGSSSSSSSEDSDPEETGRVTREPAKPATGGGAAGGMRLPKPDELFRSVSRPAFLYNPLNKQIDWERHVRKAPEEPPKEFRAWRNNAVPPPESYGVKEKKPPPPPELDMAIKWSSMYEDNGDDAPQNAQKVKLLPEGEETLESDDEKDEPTSKKRKVETEQGKKKK